Proteins encoded in a region of the Nicotiana tomentosiformis chromosome 9, ASM39032v3, whole genome shotgun sequence genome:
- the LOC138898867 gene encoding uncharacterized protein has product MRRYINQIWNTVTIPELYYHDEGYCIDKFQNIADMKEIMCSGPYTLNNRPLIMKQWSPQFDFGSEFLAKIPLWIRFPKLPMNCWSGNSLSRIASTIRIPIFVDECIAKQTRIFFARILIEVNVTKPLPSKVPVMDESEETIVEAVAILSSTKLQTMDHLG; this is encoded by the exons ATGCGTCGATACATAAATCAGATATGGAATACTGTGACTATACCAGAGTTATACTATCATGATGAAGGTTATTGCATAGACAAGTTTCAAAACATAGCTGACATGAAGGAAATTATGTGTTCTGGACCATATACACTAAATAACAGACCCTTGATAATGAAACAATGGTCTCCACAGTTCGATTTTGGCTCAGAGTTCTTGGCTAAAATACCATTGTGGATAAGGTTTCCCAAGCTGCCTATGAACTGTTGGAGTGGTAACTCCTTGAGTAGAATTGCAAGTACTATAAGAATTCCAATATTTGTAGATGAGTGCATTGCTAAACAAACACGAATTTTCTTTGCCAGAATACTTATAGAAGTAAATGTTACCAAGCCATTACCAAGTAAGGTGCCAGTCATGGATGAATCAG AGGAAACCATTGTGGAAGCAGTTGCAATTCTTAGCAGCACAAAGCTCCAAACCATGGACCATTTGGGGTGA